Below is a genomic region from Mycolicibacter hiberniae.
TGCGTCGTCGGCCGCCTCGGCGGCATCGGCCACCGTCGACGCGGCCCGGGACTGGTTGCTGGGCAGCCCGGACGGTGACTGGGTGTCGATGGCGGTGGTCTCCGACGGCTCCTACGGTGTGCCCGAGGGCCTGATCTCCTCGTTCCCGGTCACCACCTCCGGCGGCGACTGGAGCATCGTGCAGGGCCTGGAGATCGACGACTTCTCCCGCAGCCGAATCGACGCCTCCACCGCTGAGCTCGCCGACGAGCGCGAAGCGGTCACCTCGCTGGGCCTGATCTGAGGCATTAGCTCGGTAGGCGGTGTTGGAACTGCGGTGCATCGGCCGCCGCGGCCGAGAGAAAGAACCCAAATGCAGCGCAGTACCCTGGCATATCGATGCCTGAGAACCTAGCGATGAATAGCTCGCCGATCGTGATCGGAGACGAAGAGATCTTCGAAGCCCACACGGGCGGGAAGATCTCCGTCGAACTCAAGGCGCCGCTGGACACCCAGCGTGCGCTGTCGATCGCCTACACCCCCGGTGTGGCGCAGGTCAGCCGGGCCATCGCCGCCGACCACACACTGGCGGCGCGGTACACCTGGGCGCACCGTCTGGTCGCGGTGGTCAGCGACGGCACCTCGGTGCTCGGGCTGGGGGACCTGGGTCCGTCGGCGGCGCTGCCGGTGATGGAGGGCAAGGCGGCGTTGTTCAAGACGTTCGCCGGCCTGGACTCCATCCCGATCGTGTTGGACACCAAGGACCCCGACGAGATCGTCGAAACCCTGGTGCGGCTGCGTCCGTCGTTCGGGGCGGTCAATCTGGAGGACATCTCCGCTCCGCGCTGTTTCGAGATCGAACGCCGGGTGATCGAGGCGCTGGACTGCCCGGTGATGCACGACGACCAGCACGGCACCGCGATCGTGGCATTGGCGGCCCTGCTGGGGGCGGCCAAGGTGGTCGACCGCGAGATCGCGTCGCTGCGGGTGGTGGTCTCCGGTGCCGGTGCCGCGGGGGTGGCCTGCGCGAACATCCTGCTCTCCCGGGGCGTCACGGACATGATCGTGCTGGACTCGCAGGGCGTGCTGCATCCGGAGCGCTCGGGCATGAACGAGGTCAAGCTCGAGCTGGCGCAGCGGACCAACCCGCGGGGCGTCACCGGCGGTCTCGCTGAGGCGCTGGCCGGCGCC
It encodes:
- a CDS encoding NAD(P)-dependent malic enzyme → MPENLAMNSSPIVIGDEEIFEAHTGGKISVELKAPLDTQRALSIAYTPGVAQVSRAIAADHTLAARYTWAHRLVAVVSDGTSVLGLGDLGPSAALPVMEGKAALFKTFAGLDSIPIVLDTKDPDEIVETLVRLRPSFGAVNLEDISAPRCFEIERRVIEALDCPVMHDDQHGTAIVALAALLGAAKVVDREIASLRVVVSGAGAAGVACANILLSRGVTDMIVLDSQGVLHPERSGMNEVKLELAQRTNPRGVTGGLAEALAGADVFLGASGGVVPEELIASMAPGGVVFALSNPDPEIHPDLAAKYAAVVATGRSDFPNQINNVLAFPGVFRGALDAGARRITEAMKLAAAEAIFSVVADELAPDRIVPSPLDPRVEPAVAAAVAAAADTAS